The following are encoded together in the Blautia obeum ATCC 29174 genome:
- a CDS encoding NAD(P)H-dependent flavin oxidoreductase, protein MHTDRKTLKPLKIGELTVEKPIIQGGMGVGVSRSSLAGAVAAEGGIGIISTAQIGYDEEGFEKDQAGCNRIAIRKHIHRAKEIAEGKGLVGVNIMVALKHYKEHVQEAVRAGADVIISGAGLPMDLPKLVGNNKTKIAPIVSSRRATQLILKMWAHRYNRTADFIVVEGPKAGGHLGFSRDQLENLETLDYDHEIREIIACKALYEEKYGTKIPVIVAGGIFDRADIDHMTELGADGVQIASRFVATEECDASDAYKNAYINAKKKDIQIIQSPVGMPGRALRNEFIKELEIARKPITKCYNCLEKCEPRSVPYCITKALIDAVRGDVENGLVFCGENVDRIQKMTTVHELMQELCYGIGS, encoded by the coding sequence ATGCATACAGATAGAAAAACGTTAAAGCCACTGAAAATAGGAGAATTGACAGTAGAGAAACCAATCATACAGGGAGGTATGGGAGTTGGTGTCAGTCGAAGCAGTCTTGCCGGAGCAGTGGCGGCAGAGGGAGGTATTGGTATTATTTCGACGGCTCAGATAGGATATGATGAAGAAGGTTTTGAAAAAGATCAGGCAGGATGCAATCGTATTGCAATAAGAAAGCATATTCACAGGGCAAAAGAAATAGCTGAGGGAAAAGGACTGGTTGGAGTAAATATCATGGTCGCACTGAAACACTATAAAGAACATGTACAGGAAGCGGTCCGGGCAGGTGCAGATGTGATCATCAGTGGAGCAGGACTTCCAATGGATCTCCCAAAACTGGTGGGAAACAATAAGACAAAGATAGCACCGATCGTTTCTTCCAGAAGAGCGACACAGCTTATTTTGAAAATGTGGGCACATCGTTATAACCGGACAGCAGATTTTATTGTGGTCGAGGGCCCAAAAGCAGGCGGACATCTGGGATTTTCCCGGGATCAGCTGGAGAATCTGGAGACTCTTGATTATGATCATGAAATCAGGGAAATCATTGCATGTAAAGCACTTTATGAAGAAAAATATGGAACAAAGATTCCGGTGATCGTTGCTGGTGGAATCTTTGACAGGGCAGATATTGATCATATGACAGAACTGGGTGCAGATGGGGTACAGATTGCCAGTAGATTTGTGGCAACAGAAGAATGTGATGCATCAGATGCCTATAAAAATGCATATATAAACGCGAAAAAGAAAGATATTCAAATTATCCAGAGTCCGGTAGGTATGCCGGGAAGAGCTCTTCGCAATGAATTTATCAAGGAACTTGAAATTGCAAGAAAGCCAATTACAAAATGCTATAACTGCTTGGAAAAATGTGAGCCACGATCAGTGCCATATTGCATTACAAAAGCACTGATCGATGCAGTCAGAGGCGATGTGGAAAATGGCCTTGTGTTTTGCGGGGAGAATGTAGACCGTATTCAAAAGATGACAACCGTACATGAACTGATGCAGGAACTCTGCTACGGGATAGGTTCCTGA
- a CDS encoding SDR family NAD(P)-dependent oxidoreductase, protein MKVLITGTSSGIGKGIADKFLREGHHVTGIDCNKSAIQHTAYRHICMDIRDKMHYPELGPFDIVINNAGVQNNNDIDVNLKGTIDITEKYGIHPGIRAVLMIGSASGHNGSEFPEYVASKGGVLSYTKNIALRIAKYGATCNSLDFGGVLTELNKPVMEDKVLWNEIMEQTPLKRWMTVEEAADWAYFMTVTNRFCTGQNILIDGLEAGNAHFVWPEEQ, encoded by the coding sequence ATGAAAGTACTGATAACAGGGACAAGTTCCGGAATAGGGAAAGGGATTGCAGATAAATTTCTAAGAGAAGGACATCATGTTACTGGAATTGATTGTAATAAGTCAGCTATTCAGCATACTGCTTACAGACATATCTGCATGGACATCCGTGATAAGATGCATTATCCGGAGTTAGGGCCTTTTGATATAGTGATTAATAATGCAGGCGTACAGAATAACAATGATATTGATGTGAATTTAAAGGGAACCATCGATATTACTGAGAAATACGGAATACACCCGGGGATTCGCGCAGTACTTATGATAGGATCGGCCAGTGGACACAACGGGTCAGAATTTCCGGAATATGTAGCAAGCAAAGGCGGGGTCCTTTCTTACACAAAGAACATTGCTCTCCGTATCGCAAAATATGGTGCAACATGCAACAGTCTTGATTTTGGAGGTGTTCTGACAGAACTGAATAAACCGGTTATGGAGGATAAAGTTCTGTGGAATGAGATTATGGAACAGACCCCCCTGAAGCGGTGGATGACAGTTGAGGAAGCGGCAGACTGGGCATATTTTATGACAGTTACCAATCGTTTCTGTACCGGACAGAATATTCTGATCGATGGTCTTGAAGCCGGAAATGCACATTTCGTATGGCCGGAAGAACAGTAG
- a CDS encoding restriction endonuclease: MDGLQFEHRCAELLRYRGFHKVAVTKGSGDQGVDILAQKNGIKYGIQCKYYSYPVGNKAIQEAYAGADFYDCDVAMVMTNSTFTRQARELADKLGVELWEHCSPNGSSSVISRLMRIFNLFFLTIGLCMCASARLLNFPEGTIRTYMNLLMLILASLSALFGWNHFLPCILSGMLYFGIFLWTILPLVLTSDSNWYGILMLLPAFITIGHALYARFRNQEPIP; the protein is encoded by the coding sequence ATGGATGGTCTGCAATTCGAACACCGCTGTGCAGAATTATTGAGATATCGAGGTTTCCATAAAGTTGCTGTCACTAAAGGCAGCGGTGATCAGGGTGTTGATATCCTCGCACAGAAAAATGGAATAAAATATGGAATCCAGTGTAAATATTATTCTTATCCTGTCGGCAATAAAGCAATTCAGGAAGCATATGCAGGTGCAGACTTCTATGACTGTGATGTCGCAATGGTCATGACCAATAGTACCTTCACGCGGCAGGCCAGAGAACTGGCTGACAAACTTGGCGTAGAACTCTGGGAACACTGCTCTCCAAACGGAAGTTCATCTGTGATATCCAGACTCATGCGTATATTTAATCTTTTTTTCCTAACAATCGGACTCTGTATGTGTGCATCCGCCCGGCTTTTGAATTTCCCTGAAGGAACGATCCGTACCTATATGAATCTATTGATGCTGATCCTTGCTTCATTATCCGCCCTGTTTGGATGGAATCATTTTCTGCCATGTATCCTCTCTGGAATGCTGTACTTTGGAATTTTTCTCTGGACGATTCTCCCTCTGGTTCTGACTTCTGATTCCAATTGGTATGGAATACTGATGCTTCTGCCTGCTTTTATTACGATTGGACATGCGCTGTATGCAAGATTCCGCAATCAGGAACCTATCCCGTAG
- a CDS encoding NUDIX hydrolase — protein sequence MTCEELTERIKKYRPFNEQEEADKVLILDWIRNNKNAFFRENMVAHMTASAWVVNKDRSKVLMIYHNIYNSWSWLGGHADGETDLLAVAIREVREEAGIAHVYPVLEEIFSLESLTVDGHIKKGKYVSSHLHLNITYLLEADPEEHLSIKEDENSGVAWFTPEEALEKSTEPWFVERVYKKLIKKTNLLNGVRVNENEVSTE from the coding sequence ATGACTTGTGAAGAACTGACAGAGCGGATAAAAAAATACAGACCTTTTAATGAACAGGAAGAAGCGGATAAGGTGTTGATTCTTGACTGGATCAGGAATAATAAAAATGCATTTTTTAGGGAAAATATGGTGGCACATATGACAGCATCCGCCTGGGTAGTAAATAAAGACAGAAGTAAGGTACTTATGATATATCATAATATATATAATTCCTGGTCATGGCTTGGCGGACATGCGGATGGAGAGACTGATCTTTTGGCTGTTGCCATTCGAGAGGTGCGTGAAGAAGCCGGCATTGCCCATGTGTATCCTGTGTTGGAAGAAATATTTTCTCTGGAATCACTGACTGTGGATGGCCATATCAAAAAGGGCAAATATGTATCCAGTCATTTGCATCTGAATATTACTTACCTTCTGGAGGCTGATCCTGAGGAACATCTTTCTATAAAAGAGGATGAAAATAGTGGTGTGGCATGGTTTACACCGGAAGAGGCACTTGAAAAGTCTACAGAGCCATGGTTTGTAGAACGAGTATATAAAAAACTGATAAAGAAGACAAATCTGCTAAACGGAGTGAGAGTGAATGAAAATGAAGTCAGCACAGAATGA
- the ilvN gene encoding acetolactate synthase small subunit, translated as MDKGMKTRWISLYVENQVGVLSKISGLFSGKSYNLDSLTVGTTEDPTVSRMTIATVSDDETFEQIKKQLNRMVEVIKVIDFTDVFVRMKEILYIKVKKCTAADKVELFQIAETFKARVIDYGKDSLLLEFVQTATKNDAVIKLIKEEFKNIEVVRGGSVGIESISMMER; from the coding sequence ATGGATAAAGGTATGAAAACTAGATGGATCTCTCTTTACGTTGAAAACCAGGTCGGTGTTCTATCCAAGATTTCCGGTCTTTTTTCCGGAAAGTCCTATAATCTGGACAGTCTTACAGTAGGTACCACCGAGGATCCGACCGTATCAAGAATGACCATCGCAACTGTCAGTGATGACGAAACTTTTGAGCAGATAAAAAAGCAGCTCAACCGTATGGTAGAAGTCATTAAAGTTATTGATTTTACAGACGTTTTTGTTCGTATGAAAGAGATTCTTTATATCAAAGTCAAGAAATGTACTGCTGCCGATAAAGTAGAACTTTTTCAGATTGCAGAAACCTTCAAAGCCAGAGTCATTGATTATGGCAAAGACAGTCTGCTCCTTGAATTTGTTCAGACAGCAACCAAGAATGATGCAGTTATCAAACTGATCAAAGAAGAATTCAAAAATATAGAAGTGGTCCGTGGTGGAAGCGTGGGCATCGAATCCATCAGCATGATGGAACGCTGA
- a CDS encoding MATE family efflux transporter, producing MKSAQNDMTVGNPMKIILSFTFPIFLGNVFQQFYNMADAVIVGKFVGNKALAAVGSTGTIMFLIYGFVVGMTAGFTVLTAQKFGAGDMEGMRKTVVGAGVLSFVIGTILTILFMVFMKPLLILMNTPSDIFADSYAYIMIVSGGILAQMLYNLLSSILRALGNSKLPLYFLIISALLNIILDLVFIIRFQMGAKGAAVATVIAQGTSGVLCLLYIIAKVPVLHIKRDDLQVGGTIYSNQLRIGIPMALQYSITAIGTMMVQSSLNILGSTLVAAYTAAGKIEQVVTQAYGAMGTTMATYGAQNMGAGSVKRIREGFKACTIVGVVYSIVAATFIMTVGKFMTYLFVSEDVKVIMSSVDIYLKCIGIFFIPLAVVNIYRNGIQGLGYGLLPMMAGVAELTGRGIVAVIAGKMRSYPGVCLAGPAAWVLAGGLLLVMYFYIMNVHMKKVFGTNGKD from the coding sequence ATGAAGTCAGCACAGAATGATATGACTGTTGGGAATCCTATGAAAATTATACTGAGTTTTACATTTCCAATTTTTCTTGGAAATGTGTTTCAGCAGTTTTACAATATGGCAGATGCTGTGATCGTTGGTAAGTTTGTGGGAAATAAGGCGCTGGCAGCGGTTGGAAGTACCGGAACGATCATGTTTCTGATCTATGGATTTGTAGTTGGAATGACCGCCGGGTTTACAGTTCTTACGGCTCAGAAGTTTGGAGCAGGTGATATGGAGGGAATGCGTAAGACGGTTGTCGGAGCAGGTGTTCTCTCGTTTGTGATAGGAACAATACTGACGATTTTGTTTATGGTATTTATGAAGCCACTTCTGATCCTTATGAATACGCCATCTGACATTTTTGCAGATTCATATGCATATATTATGATCGTCAGTGGAGGAATTCTTGCACAGATGCTTTATAATCTTTTGTCCAGTATTCTGAGAGCGCTTGGTAACAGCAAACTTCCTTTATACTTTCTGATCATCAGTGCACTTTTGAATATTATACTTGATCTGGTATTTATCATTAGATTTCAGATGGGAGCCAAAGGTGCGGCAGTGGCAACGGTGATCGCACAGGGAACATCCGGTGTACTCTGTCTGTTGTATATCATTGCAAAAGTACCGGTACTTCATATCAAAAGGGATGACCTTCAGGTGGGCGGTACGATTTATAGCAATCAGCTTCGGATTGGGATTCCGATGGCACTGCAGTATTCAATCACAGCAATTGGAACTATGATGGTACAGTCTTCATTGAATATTCTGGGATCTACACTGGTGGCAGCGTATACGGCAGCAGGTAAGATTGAACAGGTGGTCACCCAGGCCTATGGTGCAATGGGAACGACGATGGCAACATATGGAGCACAGAATATGGGAGCTGGCTCTGTGAAACGAATCCGGGAAGGTTTCAAAGCATGTACGATCGTTGGTGTGGTATATTCCATTGTAGCTGCAACGTTTATTATGACTGTCGGAAAATTCATGACCTATCTGTTTGTTTCTGAGGATGTGAAGGTGATCATGAGTTCTGTAGATATTTATCTGAAATGTATTGGGATTTTTTTTATTCCTCTTGCTGTGGTTAATATCTATCGAAATGGAATTCAGGGCCTGGGCTATGGATTGCTTCCGATGATGGCAGGTGTTGCAGAGTTGACCGGACGTGGAATAGTGGCTGTGATTGCTGGTAAAATGCGAAGTTATCCTGGAGTTTGTCTTGCAGGTCCGGCAGCATGGGTACTGGCAGGCGGTTTGTTGCTTGTTATGTATTTTTATATTATGAATGTACATATGAAGAAAGTTTTTGGGACAAATGGGAAAGACTGA